CAATTTAATAGAATTCATTCGGTtctaaaaattttaagaaataaaataaaaaaaaaatcaaaaatagaaaaataaagtttgataaaattctaatcttttattgtttttttttttatttctataaataatttgacattttttgtaTGTGTGAAAATTTCTCAATAAAAACTCGGGTACGAGAGATGAAAATTTAAATGGGTAATTTTTCCTTTAGGGTTATTTGATGCAAAATTTGGCTTTTCCTCCAAAGATTCACAATTCACAATTATTCTTGAAAGGTAGAGTGTGagatttgttttgttttgttttgtgatTTGCATAACAAACAAAACACAATTATCTTAGTTGTGTAAGCCTACCAAGATACATAGGCTTGGTAGTTCATGTGACTTTTGTccttccatatatatatatatattaaaaatgatagatatggaggaaaaaaggaaaaagaaaaaaaaaataggaagtACGTCTATTTAAGAGGATTAGAACAACATTTTTGAAATCGACACGATGTCTTCGAGATCACTTCTGTTATATTCAAAATCACTAAACAATAATGTCTTCAATCACTTAAAatcaattattatatttgattttacactCTTTAAATGTTGTTTATGTGGTGTTAAAATTGATCTTGAATgattaaatatatgttttataagTTCTTTTAAACacaataaaagtgatttttaacaatttcaaataACTTTAAAACATATTCTAGCTCAATAATGTAAAATAAGTGAAAtgacaaataaattaattctaatttatttGTTGAAAATTGTTTTACATTGAGAGAGCAAATCTTCAATTTTCATCAGCTGAAACATAAGTATTGGTCACCAAAACCATTGTTTCTAACTTAAATCATTATATTTCCAAACTAATTTTCATTCAATATATTTCTtcgtttctttttaaaaaaactaaactgCCTCATATTTCCGAAAATACCCCTTAGGTTCACACTAGAGAGAGACCCTGAATTAATGAGGTAGctagaaaatgtttaaatataagcattattaaaaaaaatatttaatccaTACCAATTATATATATCAGGCAACATATACTATTCAAACCTACAACCTCTTTCGATAAACTATAATTTAACCACTAAACTATATTCATATTGACACCAATtaagataaaataatttttgaaattacaTTTTACATTGAATTTAATAACATgaaagatattaaaaaaatataaaacaacacATCAACAAATACGAAAGAAGATAGAGTTAATTTCTTATATGAATCAAACGAAAACAAAAATactaatcaaattcaaaaaggAATATGAATATCACTGATGtagttaataattaaataattaaaaacctTCTTCAACATCCCCTTCCTCATCTTCATACAAAGAAGAGAGACACGGAGGAGAAACATCATGAATCAAAGAAGAAGAACTACTACAATTCGACTCGACAATATCCTTCATAATTTCTACGGAGCTCGACGATATTATCGAAAGAGGAGCTCTGAAAGAAGAACAAGAACACGAAGAAGAATTAGGAGAGgtagaagaacaagaagaacacAAAAGAGAGGAAGaactagaagaagaagaaggagaaggagaattATTATtagtgaaagaagaagaagaagaagcaaaagcaaGATCAACCAATAAATCCACAAAAGCACCAATAATTAACTCATGATTTTGCTTCCCATTAGCCTTTAAATACCAACTCAAAAGCCTTTCCATCCCTTTCCAATCCTTCAATCCATGAGCTTCCACCATTTCTTCCATTGACTTCTTGAAGTCCAAATATGGATCTTTAGATTCCATTGCCATTGCCACACTCTCCTTGAATGGAACTTGGCAGTTTCCTGCCACCGTCCTCGTCGTTACCGCCACCGTTGCCGCCGTCATTATGGAATTTGTCTCATCAAGCTCCAAAAATAGCCTCTTATTCCCTTGCCTTAGCCTTAACCCTCTTACCAAGGCCTCAATTTGGTCctcattatcatcatcattattcgACATGTCGACTCGTGGGGGTTCTTCGTCTTCATCTTCGTCGTCGTAGTAGGTTAAGTTGATGGTTCGGAAGATGTCGTTAGGGTGACGAAAAGAGAGGGTTCTTGATTGGGTGCAAGATCTCCATAGCCATGGGGATTTGTTGAGGAAATTAGGAAGCTTTTTCAATTTGTTGGCCATTCTGAAAGGAGATGGAAGAAAATTATAAAGATGggatttttatattattttataaaatttttttgtTGGGATCAAATAATGAGGGGAAAGATGAATTCTTTGTTTGGCATTAATGGAGGAGTCAGAAAGGGTTGTGAAGGGGAGACATCTTACAAAAAGACTGGTCAGAGACCAAGGGAAAACTTTctttggtcttttttttttttggtacttACTAAACTACAACTGTCTTTTATAATGTAGTTTAACTTTACAATTCAATTTGATGTTCTATTTTCTATTGAAAAGCCCAATCAAAATATCTTGAGAGGTGTTTGACTTTTGGGTTAAACAATTTAACAACTCCAGTCTATatttgatttgttatatttgttgCTCTTATAACCTATCACTTAAATCTAAACTCACCATCTTCATTTGCTTTTTGGCTtctcattttctaaaattttctttctatttatgagctctttctttttttattgtcctactttttttttacaaaatattttcaaaattaaacaaagtaattttttttgttttaagaaaggtaaatcatattatttatcaaaatatatcgattttattttattattattattattattattttttgtaattttctacCATTAGTTTAaggattattttcaaatatagaaaaatgaaccaaaatatttacaaatatagcaaaatatcaccgTCTATCTACGATAGGCCGCAATAGACTATCGTAGATAGACTGTGatgttttgttattatttgtaaatattttcagaagttttgtcatttaaaataatttctcttagtttaatcaattaactggttttttttaaaaataattataataaatacaaGATTGGAATTGACTCGTCTTCTAACAAAGAGGGTAAAAAGGTCTTAAATTTATGTCAACATTAATATCTATATGATCTTAAATTTAAGTATATATCATCGAATAGATATTGTATCTAAACTTATCTCTATTAATATGATACATTTTAGATGGTTTCAAAAGTAAAATGTCAAGAGAGTTTATGTTCAAAATAGACCTTCAACCAcgaaatttatattatataaatttaatatgttaTGTTCACCATGACTTTCTTGTTCCTTTATAAAATTCACTACAACAAATAGAACAAGAAAACTATCACAATAAACCTTCAACAATGAAAAAAAGTCACAAGACATGTTGTTGAAGCTCAATTAGTGGAACATATTTAGCGACATTTTTCAACAAGCTTGCAACGCTCTTTTAGAAATGTTGCTAGCTTGtaacataaaatttatgatgtatttggaatatatttttaagtatttaattttaaaaagaagttattttttaaagaaattggaGTATTTGACAACCAatcaaaatactttttaaatatattttaatttatttttataaaaaaaaggtttaaataAAAAcgaatttttactttttttctcaATTCAATCCCAATGGGATCTTAGTTTCATCACAAAGTTTATATGTAGAGAAGCGGGTATTTTCAATCCTTCTAGACAAAAACGAACTCTTACGATCCTTAGAACCTTTGGCATGAAAGTGATCGCTTTGGAAATGAGCTATAGTCATCTGTCGATTCAAATTCAATTGGTGATCATTAATAAAATAGGTGCAATCAAGGTTGAGATGGTGCGATAAAATTTGGGAAATTGGTACCGATGGCCCCTATTTAGGGATCATCTAGAAATTTGACCTCACTTTTCAATTGGCTCAATTTTTTGTCTTCTGCTGATGTCATCACCATGTGAATTTATCACTTTAACCCTTCTTCCCTCTTCCCGCTTCCTTCTCTCTTTTgcagattttttctttttttttccctttttctgccttttttctttttttcccctttttttctttcctagTGATTTCTTCTATATATGACGTCAtttgtttttcaacaatttctcttttttctttttcgacgATTTATGTTTATGTcgctctttttttcttttctttcgtTTTTCTGGCAAGATTTCCTTCTCACCCTATTTTCTTCAGTTGCCCTCCTTTTTCGGTGATTTCTTCTGTTTATGTcgacatcttcttcttcttctcgaatCTAAGATGTAAGTTGGAGCGTGAATCAGAAGAAGCGagagtgagaattcaaatgaaggaaaaacttaaaggaaaaaactacaaaattgATGAGAAAGAAGTGAGAGGAAGAATTCAAAAGGGAAAATTAAGGGAAAAATGGAAAGCAACCTGAATTGGGGAACGACATGAAGGAGCGAAAGGAACAAGATGAAGAAACATGAGGAATGAGCGAGAAATCTGGATTGCGTCTGGCCTCACACACATTTTAGGGATAAACGGTACTTTCACACGCAACTGACATAAGTAGAAGGCCAAACTtcgaatattttttaaagtgaaACCAAATTTCGAGTGGAACCTTAAATGGGGACCATCCCTACAAATTTCCTATAAAATTTGATTAGAAGATCATATACCATAAGTTAGGTGGCTACTATTTTAAGTtctgattatatatatatataacttattGTATAAAAATAATAGATGGAGTAGCTTCAACTTTGAATGAGTccttaattatatttaattccaTCTCTATTGCATTACTAAATGGATTTTGTTAATTACTATAGATTTCAATTGATTATTACATTACcttgaaattttgtttgtaaaTTGTAAGACACATAATTGTATTTTCCCATTGTCAGTAAGctgtattaaatattaattaaagttCATAATTATCGATTGGATTTAAAACAACTTGATAATGAATTATAAGTATTACCTAAATCTACCAaacattaatttttctttttatcatattgaaaaatgaattattagctgatgaaaaaagaaaattggttgAAAAATTTATTGTGGAACTTGATTTGACGAGTTTGATTAatcattatataataattatatatttaggaATAATAAGTTTGGATATTGTAATAAAATCAGGAAAATCGTTtgaaattatagaaaaaaattaacagttttttttttggtatttggtaaaattgattttaaattagaCTCATTAAAATCATTTATTTGTGATTTACCATGTAAAATCATttacttttttagtttaaagTGGAAAGTTATCTAAATACCAACcaacttgttttttaaaatatatatatatatatatatttgctagCCATATTCTAAAAAACTACAACCattctatatgaacgattcaagaaatcaaattattaaatgacggttcatataattaattcatagTTACATCAATAATAATGTGAATTTAGATAAGAATTTAAAGCGTTATTTTAATTGACATGTAAAATGACGACTAGTACAAACTTTGTTTAAAATTCTTATGACTTTTTCTAGAGTTGAACTacacatatatatgatatatcatatatttgatttgtaaaatactaattaggttattatatatatgtatcatattttatctttatttttattttttttatgaaagattatagaatattcaaattaaaaagttaaaataagcATAACTCAATCGCGTTAGATTGTACTTTCAATATTCCCCATTATATTCTTTAGAAAAAACTGAACTAAAACATTAATAAACTTAAATCAAGGGATGGAAATgagtataatttttttaaaaaaaaattatagaggGATGTTTTTATTGTAGAGTAGACAAATAgatatctaattattttttttcccaactATGTCATTGACGTgctatccaaaattaattttttttcatatatatcaATCTCCTtctaatttaatacaaatttgaaTTTGTTGCCATTAAATTTGATGACATATCTCCAAGGAAATGAGTTTCTCAAAATATTAACTTATAAAATTTATCATTTAGAACCTTACAAATGCATAAAAATTATggttttttaataatttcattcgTAAATAATTTGAATGTAGCATAGggtaaaaaataattgaagatTTATTGTTAGGTGGAAAAAAGAGTTACTAAGATATATTTATTGTATGAAGGTAattgttatacttttttttcaaatataatgtcATATGACTCAACAATTGTCATGCtctataacaattttattgtagTACTATATTAAATGTCAGAATACCAAGGTCGAAACTCTTTGAACCAAAGCTCACTTGGTCCATTAAGAGTTatcaatttctcatttttttaaaaaaaaataatttctttttttttaaaaaaaaaaaaaacatttgaaggGCTAAGATTTTAGTTGTATTTAGTTGAATTTAGGTTAAGGGTTGGAAGTTAGGAGTGTTTGATGTTGACATGTGCAAGTTGGTCGTGGTCTAACCTCTATGGCATCTCTTCTATCTACTTTTACTTTTGAGGAGATAAACTTTTCGTTTTATATGATCTTATTTTTCGATATTAATAATAAGATATTAGATACTTAAATTTTGCGTCAATTCAAGTGTAGTTTAGTTGAATTTCAGTCTCCACCTTAGTAATGGTTGAACTTaacgagaaaaagaaaaaatataattaaattttgattgttaaattttaaaagatttgtATAATGTTTGATATGAAATTTAAAGAAGCCTAGTCTAAAATGTATAGTGGATgcaaaaataacaataaatagaTGAAAAAAATGGTATAGGATTGAGGCCTTGACTTTGAGTGTTACTTTATTTCCTTAAGATTTTGATGAGAGAGAACACCTTTAAAAGGGATGAAAAATGTAGAGGTAGTCTAAGCCTAGGAAAGCCATAGCTCCATTCTATCTCCTTCTCCTTTGatacacatttttttcttttccaatgaCAACTTTCATGCTTTTGTATATATAGGAATTGTCTATCAAGacatcttttcttttatttaatattttcccttgcaaccaaaacaaaaaataaaaaatataaattgcatGAATTTAGCACTCTAGAATGTCACCTAATCATTAGGTTCGATTTTGAGTGAGTTCATTGTTGGAATAAATAGTTTCTTACCGTTTGTATAAAGTTATATTGTTTCATAAATGAATATCCTTTTTCATAATTAACCAACTTAAAAGAGAGATATGATTATTTAAATATCCGTGAATAGTCTATAAATATGCATATTCTTCAAATTGCGTTAAAAAAACTTTTCCATGAGCACTTTGTTCCTATGGAACTTTCttactttttataaaaattttgaaattcggTTTATTTCCAGAAAGCACGGTTTGTCGAGTTTAATGGACGAACGGTTGCTTGCATAAGAAATGTAATATATTCTATCTTGAGAGATAATTATCCGTGAAACTCAGGCGTTAAAATGAGTAAAATTGTCTTAATTAATGAGACAACGTAGATTTGTTAGACTCAGATTCTCTTCAATATAGAAAGTTttgtattttctaattttttttggaGATATTATTCTTATAACATTCATTCCACACTGATTCATGGGCCTGAAGTATTGGCCTCTCGAGGAGCATAAACTAAATGTCAACTATGATGTGATttgtaataatatttataaaaaatagattATATGAAGATGACTTGTCATACctcatttatatgttttagtattttattaatataattttgtcGAACTAAtcttaaatttgaagttaaataattacaataaacaaaaaaaaaaaagttaacctCGAAAGCTGTAAATTAATTAGTTCTGATTAAAGCTAATGTGGTATCCAAGTaagcttttatatatatatacacacacacacatatacactACGATTTTTGTTGCATAGCTCTTATTAATCATAAGATAGTTCGaatcttattatttttacttttctaaatatatgatattttaatgtATTAATATATAACTACTCTTTAATGGTGAAAAAACACGTTGATAAACTAAATGGGTATGTACATGTCAAATCGAACCTAATTCAATTGGTATCTAAATGTGCTAGAAACCACGAAATTTGTGGTTTGAATTCTCCTATTCTgaattgtacttaaaaaaaatggtgtatgcatacaaatattaaatcctaaaattgttattaaacaaatttatttcACCAACTAGATATGTCTAATTATCtctaaaaataagtaatttattgagagaaaaaactattgaaagatgtttaaaatttacaaaattcacaaaaaaggattttttttttctttttaatttataccTAAACAATCACAAAACTTCTGAAAAGTTCTTTTTGTCGCGCTACACTACTTAATTTCTATTAGAAGATCTTTTTCAAAAAACGTAAAGTTGCACTCTACTAaactaattagttaattatgaTGGATATTGTTGGAAATAGCAACCCTCTGATGGTAAAATGGGACAGTAGCGAACGGTCAGAAAATGACAGTTAGGCAAAGAACGGAACCTGTAAAACAGAAGCTCGTTACAGACTGAGTTGCGGATCTCGAAACTCCTGAAGATGAAAGTTCTTTTTGTCTAAATTTCTATTAGAAAATCTTTTTCAGAAAAGGTAAAGTTTCATTCTACTAAACTAATTAGTTAACAATGATGGATATTGTTGGAAACGGCAACCCTCTGATGGTGAAATGGGACAGTAGCGAACGGTCAGAAAATGGCAGTCGGGCAAAGAACggaacctgcaaaatagaagttcGTTACAGGCTGAGTCGCAGATCTCGGTcttttaagacgtttcgcggctctgcccaagtgtgtAAGCAGGTCAAGGATACTGCCATGTCgtcccaggataaaacaaccaaaaAAAATCTCGATCGAAATTGCATCATTACCGACCGGGAACTCACACCTTCAAATTGATTTGCTCGAAAGAACGAAAAAAAATGGAGTGGATTGGGAGAAATTTCGTTGTGAAGAGAAGAGAATGAATTATATGATGCAAATAAGTGCTAAGAGTTGTGCCTTTTATAAGCCTCGAAACCCAAAACTGTTAGAGAAGGGAATCACGTCAAGGCACAGAACGTGCATGCGGCAGTCGACACGGGCGGAAGACCAACGGCTGAGTCCAACTctgcttaattaaaaaaattttaaaaataataataaaaagacaCACACTCTCCTCGCCACATCCATCCTGACGACGGTACACGTAGGATTTCCATCAAACCACATTGGTGGGtctcctcactccctctaaaacatgggtacccttggggcccaaacccaagGTCCAACATGGAAGTATAAAAAGGAGAGTGCATTCCACAACttaaccaatgtgggattctcaaaaggcaattttcttttaaaactcaattttcaccaacaatcccccacttgaaaatttaaaaaacataagaaaaacattttccatcgagcagTTTCAGTCTATACAACATTGTGCAATAAAGGTGTCTTACAACTTGAACCTTTacgtagtgtagatgattcagaatatactagagtaacccttggttttgaGCTCTATCTTTGACAACATCTCACACACAGTGCCATTAGGGTGTAGTTCAACAGCCCCtgctttaaggcctagcacATGTATCCTGGtttagtgaatgctctagagagtttACCTAAAAACCTCTATAGGAAACGAAccccacttccacattcacataggtgagtctatcaaAAGTACTCATATAGCTCGGTACCCCACTTGatatcaagtatagatctcattaagaactgagttcaacctcTCTTATGCTTCAgaatatcatgctcagactctaagtcataggaatggaactatgtgtttattttagcatgattcattatatatcacttgtgatcagtgattcatctttctataggcatAAGTCTCATCCTTTCTGAGGTTTTGAAAACCTTATCTCTGGCCAGTCCTTTCtgttgggtttgatgccctaaatctcgcagggtcctatagtttgtaaacacctgtatgaacaaacattctgttatttataatatatgatattttattcacattgtctatgaaatatatgatattttagtttcgttaaccacaaaccaataaactaagatccatggttatcgttgtaacttaaacatgtatgtggagacatacaagtggatcgtgtttaaatgataacctaaatggtctgtagtatatggataaggatggatactttatcctactgacactacgagtatgacccactttgtaggtgttacaaatgttgtaaagtgctacaaatgatctgatcctgatcaatatattagacatgcgagcggggatattctatacaaagaagtttgtataagatcagatcatgaaatgtttagtctcgttatataacatcgttcaaaattgagactttcatttcactaggaagACCATAGAcaacataaccttaatcctgagtgagttgtgaactcctgcctataagggcggtcctttgatttgcatgggtgagagcagccagatcgtcgactcaacaagcctaccattttaggaattcgtctgattggggagctgggaactcagatacacaagataaaattcactcattcccctaagaagggataagtagataaattcctcccttaagggctgattccgagacttgaacaatatggcaccacaccctctcttggcctgagagggatttagtcatagtgggactatgatctattattcattagagggatcaagggatcagtggtacttaaggagttagatgtaactacaagggcaaaatggtaaattggtccagctatacttacgagcgatttgtgaaaggtcatcattttgttgattggttatatccaatgggcacaaaaatatatctgtagtgcaaagagtgcagctgtcgatctttagtaaaGTGTCTGACAATTAAgaaatggtggataatgtgattaaagaatgtagtcagttattcatgtaccattggatcttcaagctataggtctataaggtccccttggtagctcaatggatttagttgagaatcggttttttggttaatttgaaatgttcaaattaataagagggaatttgattatatatgatataattcaattaattcaattatatatgatataatttttatagtgtatttgatacattattgtttaattggaggaacaaatatttgattatgattcaaatatattttctatgaatgagattcatagttattaaatttaatataaatatgatttatattaaatgtcataaaatagaaaaaaagaactatagtttatatattgtatatgatgcaatattaaaactataggttataaatataatatgataagttagttatcatatttatttatatttattaattatttgataattaacttctttttctccataaccacccttagtgggtagttatttagttttatggcaaattaggataaataaaattattttaattattccaAAGTGTAGTGAACAAAAAGCGCGATTAACGATCGAGTAAGAAAGTCTTAGAACACAATTCTTCAGAGCCTATACGAAAGCCtcattatctaaacgatcgagtaggaagtctatgtgatagactcaTTC
The nucleotide sequence above comes from Benincasa hispida cultivar B227 chromosome 3, ASM972705v1, whole genome shotgun sequence. Encoded proteins:
- the LOC120074018 gene encoding transcription repressor OFP15-like: MANKLKKLPNFLNKSPWLWRSCTQSRTLSFRHPNDIFRTINLTYYDDEDEDEEPPRVDMSNNDDDNEDQIEALVRGLRLRQGNKRLFLELDETNSIMTAATVAVTTRTVAGNCQVPFKESVAMAMESKDPYLDFKKSMEEMVEAHGLKDWKGMERLLSWYLKANGKQNHELIIGAFVDLLVDLAFASSSSSFTNNNSPSPSSSSSSSSLLCSSCSSTSPNSSSCSCSSFRAPLSIISSSSVEIMKDIVESNCSSSSSLIHDVSPPCLSSLYEDEEGDVEEGF